A part of Drosophila ananassae strain 14024-0371.13 chromosome 2R, ASM1763931v2, whole genome shotgun sequence genomic DNA contains:
- the LOC6493822 gene encoding GPN-loop GTPase 2, producing MLQQFPANATVENPRYGQLVIGPPGSGKTTYCGEALKFYRELGRQVCVVNLDPANENMAYEPVLNVMELITVEDCMEHLQLGPNGALMHCAEFLAEHLEDWLLPALHKLSRSYNYFLFDCPGQIELYTHHRAMAQVFERLERERYNLVTVNLIDSHYCSEPAKFIATLLMALNTMLRMSLPHVNVLSKADTLRKHETKLHFNVDYYTDVLDLKYLLEKLDDDPTMRKFQKLNEAICTMVEDYALVSFQLLDVFSTHSMLRLRNHIDKANGYIYKAGEEQTVNSLMACAVGAEAEAIRQQNDVQPYVE from the coding sequence atgttgCAACAATTCCCGGCAAATGCTACTGTAGAGAATCCCCGATATGGGCAACTCGTCATCGGGCCTCCTGGTTCAGGTAAAACCACCTACTGCGGGGAGGCCCTTAAGTTCTACCGCGAGCTGGGTAGGCAAGTTTGCGTCGTGAATCTGGACCCGGCAAACGAAAACATGGCATACGAGCCGGTGCTTAACGTAATGGAGCTAATCACCGTAGAGGACTGTATGGAGCATCTGCAGCTGGGACCGAACGGAGCACTCATGCACTGCGCCGAGTTTCTGGCGGAGCACCTGGAGGACTGGTTACTGCCAGCCCTACACAAGCTGAGTCGCAGTTACAATTATTTCCTGTTTGATTGCCCCGGCCAGATAGAGCTGTACACACATCACAGAGCTATGGCCCAAGTGTTCGAGCGCCTGGAACGGGAGCGGTACAATCTGGTCACCGTGAACCTGATCGACTCACACTATTGCTCGGAGCCGGCTAAATTTATTGCCACGCTGCTTATGGCCCTAAACACCATGTTGCGCATGAGCTTGCCGCACGTAAACGTTCTATCTAAAGCGGACACGCTACGAAAGCATGAGACTAAGCTACATTTCAACGTGGACTACTACACGGATGTACTGGACCTGAAATACTTGTTGGAAAAACTGGACGACGACCCGACGATGCGAAAATTCCAAAAGCTAAACGAGGCAATTTGTACAATGGTGGAGGACTACGCTCTAGTGTCCTTCCAGCTATTGGACGTTTTCAGCACTCATAGCATGCTCCGTCTTCGGAACCACATAGACAAGGCCAATGGTTATATCTACAAAGCGGGCGAGGAACAGACTGTGAATTCGCTCATGGCCTGTGCAGTTGGGGCGGAGGCAGAAGCAATTCGCCAGCAGAACGACGTCCAGCCCTATGTTgagtaa
- the LOC6506123 gene encoding actin-interacting protein 1: MAQPQPPAYENKNIYATLPRTQRGQPIVLGADPKGKNFLYTNGNSVIIRNIENPAIADVYTEHSCAVNVAKYSPSGFYIASGDASGKIRIWDTVNKEHLLKNEFQPIAGPIKDISWSPDNQRIVAVGEGRERFGHVFMSETGTSVGEISGQSKSINSADFRPARPFRIVTGSEDNTTAVFEGPPFKFKMTKQEHSRFVQAVRYSPDGKFFASAGFDGKVFLYDGVSSELVGEFGSPAHKGGVYALAWKPDSTQLLTCSGDKTCRLWQVESRELVAEFVMGATVDDQQVSCLWQGDNLITVSLSGVITYLNVADPSKPLRVVKGHNKPITVLGLSDDRSTIYTGSHDGVVTNWNSGNGTNDRITGTGHGNQINGIAAWGDFVYTCGIDDSLRQFSVEGNVYTDYVVKLNCQPRGLAILRSENIIALACIKEVTLVQDQKKIFSLPIKYEASSIAVNADTHDVAVGGDDQKLHIYSLKAGVLEPKVELDHLGAVTDVSYSPDQKYLVACDAHRKVVLYSVEEYKPAHNKEWGFHSARVNTVAWSPNSLLVASGSLDTSIIIWSVANPAKHTIIKNAHPQSQITRLVWLDNNTVISTGQDCNTKVWHVETI; this comes from the exons ATGGCGCAACCTCAGCCCCCGGCCTACGAAAACA AAAATATCTACGCAACGCTGCCGCGCACCCAACGGGGCCAACCCATTGTGCTGGGCGCCGATCCCAAGGGCAAGAACTTTCTCTACACGAATGGAAACTCCGTGATCATCCGGAACATCGAG AACCCAGCCATCGCCGATGTCTACACGGAACACTCATGTGCAGTGAACGTGGCCAAGTACTCGCCCAGCGGATTCTACATTGCATCTGGTG ACGCCTCGGGCAAGATTCGTATCTGGGACACTGTCAACAAGGAGCACCTGCTCAAGAATGAGTTCCAGCCAATTGCAGGACCCATCAAGGACATCAGTTGGTCGCCGGACAACCAACGTATCGTCGCCGTGGGCGAGGGACGTGAGCGGTTCGGTCATGTCTTCATGTCCGAAACTGGTACTTCCGTGGGCGAGATCAGCGGACAGTCAAAGTCGATCAACTCTGCGGACTTCCGGCCTGCCAGGCCATTCCGCATCGTGACTG GCAGCGAGGACAACACGACTGCCGTGTTCGAAGGACCTCCATTCAAGTTTAAGATGACAAAGCAGGAGCACTCGCGATTTGTCCAGGCCGTGCGATACTCGCCAGACGGCAAGTTCTTCGCCTCGGCCGGATTCGATGGCAAGGTCTTTCTCTATGACGGAGTGAGCTCCGAGTTGGTGGGCGAATTTGGGTCGCCAGCTCATAAAGGCGGCGTCTATGCCTTGGCCTGGAAGCCAGACAGTACCCAGCTGCTGACCTGCTCCGGCGATAAGACCTGTCGCTTGTGGCAGGTGGAATCGCGTGAACTTGTTGCAGAGTTCGTAATGGGAGCCACCGTGGACGATCAGCAAGTGTCCTGCCTGTGGCAGGGAGACAACCTCATCACTGTTTCGCTGTCGGGTGTGATAACCTACCTCAACGTTGCGGACCCCAGCAAGCCTCTGCGCGTGGTGAAGGGCCATAACAAACCGATAACTGTGCTCGGCCTGAGTGACGACCGGAGCACTATCTACACAGGCAGCCACGACGGTGTGGTGACCAACTGGAATTCGGGCAACGGTACGAACGATCGTATCACTGGCACCGGACATGGAAACCAGATTAATGGAATAGCCGCTTGGGGCGACTTCGTCTACACCTGTGGCATTGACGACAGTCTGCGCCAATTCAGCGTGGAGGGCAATGTCTACACCGACTACGTGGTCAAGCTTAACTGTCAGCCGCGCGGTCTGGCCATCTTGCGCAGCGAAAACATAATCGCCCTAGCCTGTATCAAGGAGGTGACCCTTGTGCAGGATCAGAAAAAGATATTCTCGCTTCCAATCAAGTACGAAGCCAGCTCAATTGCTGTCAACGCTGACACCCACGATGTCGCCGTCGGAGGCGATGACCAAAAACTGCATATCTACTCGCTCAAGGCAGGTGTCCTGGAGCCCAAGGTTGAGCTGGATCACCTGGGGGCCGTGACTGATGTTTCCTACTCGCCAGACCAAAAGTATCTGGTGGCTTGTGACGCCCATCGCAAGGTCGTGCTCTACTCTGTAGAGGAATACAAG CCTGCCCACAACAAGGAGTGGGGCTTCCACAGTGCTCGCGTGAACACCGTGGCCTGGTCGCCAAACTCGCTGCTGGTGGCTAGTGGATCGCTGGACACCTCAATCATCATTTGGTCTGTGGCCAACCCGGCCAAGCATACTATCATAAAGA